The nucleotide window TGCCGCTTGATGCAGGGCTATCACTTCTCCAAACCCTTGCCTGCCGCCCAGTTTGAAGACTGGGTCGCCAAATGGAATGGTGTTTGACATGACCCGGCGGGTTCGGTCGCGCGCATTGAGCCTGTGCCTGCTATCCGGCATCGCGGGCGTTGCTGTGGCCGATGACTATTTGTCGATGGAGTTGGAGCAGTTGCTACAAGTCAATATCACCGGCGCGACCTTGCGCGATGAATCGCTCAAAACCGTGCCTTCCGTTGTAACGGTATTTACCCGCGAGCAGCTCGATACCCTGGGGCTGGATTATTTGTTTGAGTTGATGCGCTTGGTGCCGGGCTTTCAGGTCAGCCGTGTTGCGGACAATCCAATAAATTACACCTTCAGTGCAGCGGGGCGGCGCACTGGTAGTCGCGCACGCGAAGTGGCATTGGTAGTAGATGGCCGGTTGTTTGTTGACCCTCGCTCCAGCGGTGCCGACAGTGCTTTCGCATTATTTCCGCTGGCCAATATCGAACGAGTAGAAATCATTCAGGGGCCAGGTTCAGCCATTTACGGTTCAGGTGCATTTACCGGCGTGATCAACATTGTGAGCCGCCGCAGCGGTAACGCAGTCAGTGTGATGGCGGGCAGCGACCAACGGCGTAAAGCGGATCTGCATGTGAACCATGCGCAGGGCGATTGGCAGTTCAATCTGTTTGCCCATGCTTACGAAGATAAGGGGCAGGAATATCGCTTGGCCAGTGGCCTCGATACCCGTGACCTCTATACCCGTGACCCACGGCAGGAATTGGGGGTGGATGTAGGGCTTGCCTATCGCCAAACCCGCGCCCAAATTACCTGGTTCCGCCTGAGAGCCGACGATTTTTATGTGCTCGAAAAA belongs to Cellvibrio sp. pealriver and includes:
- a CDS encoding TonB-dependent siderophore receptor, which gives rise to MTRRVRSRALSLCLLSGIAGVAVADDYLSMELEQLLQVNITGATLRDESLKTVPSVVTVFTREQLDTLGLDYLFELMRLVPGFQVSRVADNPINYTFSAAGRRTGSRAREVALVVDGRLFVDPRSSGADSAFALFPLANIERVEIIQGPGSAIYGSGAFTGVINIVSRRSGNAVSVMAGSDQRRKADLHVNHAQGDWQFNLFAHAYEDKGQEYRLASGLDTRDLYTRDPRQELGVDVGLAYRQTRAQITWFRLRADDFYVLEKVFNDFNYFQPQYRHFMLEQGFNPRANWQTKLSYHYQSDDQDLHALLSPAGAFWPVFTIAMRHRSSRGWTR